One stretch of Fibrobacter sp. UWR4 DNA includes these proteins:
- a CDS encoding type B 50S ribosomal protein L31, whose protein sequence is MKDGIHPNYQPVVFVDANTGKEYITRSTKSSAEKKTIDGVEYSVISLEITADTHPFWTGKQHRVDTAGRIDRFNKRFAGNITGAKRKTRKAAPAAKEEEA, encoded by the coding sequence ATGAAAGACGGTATCCACCCTAACTATCAACCGGTCGTGTTCGTCGATGCGAATACGGGTAAAGAATATATCACCCGCTCCACGAAGTCTTCCGCCGAAAAGAAGACTATCGATGGTGTAGAATACAGTGTGATCTCCCTCGAAATTACTGCAGATACTCATCCGTTCTGGACTGGTAAGCAGCATCGTGTGGATACCGCTGGTCGTATCGATCGCTTCAACAAGCGTTTCGCTGGCAACATCACTGGTGCAAAGCGCAAGACCCGCAAGGCTGCTCCGGCTGCCAAGGAAGAAGAAGCTTAA